The genomic DNA CGAATATTCATCCTGAGATGTTGAAGCGGCAAAAGAATTTGTTAAAAAAACAGTAATGATCAACACAAATACACCTAGAAAAATAAAACTTCTTTTAATGAAGCTGGCATTAATAAATACCTCCTAATTTATGTATGAATCAAAAATACTATAAAGATCCTATATTGTATAAACATTACAATCCATATAATGTATTTTAATACATTTATTATAATATTTTATTCAGAGGCAAAATCCTGTGATTTACCGTTATCAAAAGAATCTTACGCCTCTTCTCAACCTTCCGAATCTACCATCTACCAACCCTACAAACAGCAAAAAACCCTTGCTAGGCAAGGGTTTCTCTTATGTATGGGCCCTGAGGGACTTGAACCCCCGACCAGTCGGTTATGAGCCGACCGCTCTAACCAACTGAGCTAAGGGCCCGAAAACGGGGTAAAGATGAATTGCGGGGGCAGGATTTGAACCTGCGGCCTTCGGGTTATGAGCCCGACGAGCTACCGGGCTGCTCCACCCCGCGTCAGTAAATAGCGACAACTAATAATATACACGATACCCCTGCCAAGAGTCAAGTATTTTACTAAAAAAATTAAGGAATAAAACGGACACCGTATTTCCCCTTGCGCGAACGGAATATCTCCACCTCCCTCATTTCATCGAAGCCGTAAATCCAGCCATCCTGTACAAGCCTTTTGGCCAGACAGCCTGCTTGAAATTTTGTTCTGTACAACTTATTGAAATACACCCATCTCATGTGACGTTCCTGCCCTTCAAAGATTTTGTCGATGAACCATTACAACTATAGAATGCCCAACAATGTACAAAAAAAAATCCCGCCAGATCAAAATCCGGCGAGATTTTATAATTAGTGCATTTCAAATACCGAGCCATCCTCATTAAACTGGGCTTTCGGGTTCTTTTTCAGCTCCAGCAGCATTTTATTCCCCTTCTCTTCCCATTCCTTCAGCGCTTCTGCCACTGATTTCTTGTCCTCAAGCACTTCCTGGAAATGCGGTCTTCCTGAGTTCGTAATGTTATACAGCCCCGGGATATCACGCGCTAGTTTTTCTTCGGCGGCGCTAGCTGGCGGTACAGGCTTCAACTGATAAAATGCATCAATATTATAAGACTGACCGGCCTTCGGCGTAATGAACGATTTCCGGGACACCATTTCATACGAGTTGCTGCGGGATCTCAACTTAGCGAAATCCTCCCCGTTTACAAACTTAATGAAATCCCAAGCAGTCTCGGCGTTTGGAGCGGCACTGTTGATTGAGAACGTATTTCCGATCCAAATATTGCTGCCAATCCCCGGCTTCTCCGGATGCACCGGCATCGTCACGATATCCCAGTCCACCGGGCTGTAATTTTTAATCTTGTCTGCATTGTTATTGGCTTCTACGATCTCATTAATATAATAGCCGTCACTGATCATCATGGCGAGCTTGCCCGACAAGAACAAATCGCCACTGATCGGACTGTAATTGTCTTCCGAGTAATACTCTTCCATATTCATATTTGCTGAACTCGGAATGGTTTTATCCTTCGCCAGCTTGCTGATCGTATCCCACACCTTTTGCCATTGCGGTGAATTGACCGTCATCAGTTCAGCTTTCTCGTCGTACACTCGAAGCTCAAGCGGGGTTACGTAACTGCTTTGCATATCCCAATAAGGATCACTGCCTAAATAACGGTTGAAGGAGAAGCCGAATACCCGATCCTTCCCTTCTCCCTTAGAGACCACACGAGCTTTATCGAACACCTCATCCCAGGTCATGCCGTCCGTCGGCGGTTCGACTCCTGCATCCGCAAAAATTTTCTTATTATAAAATAACGCGGACGAGCTGAAGGTCGGCGAGAGTCCGTACAGCTTGTTGTCTCCGCCAATATCCTTAAGCGTATCGATGACTACCGGCACAATATCGGAGGTATCGAACTTATCCTCCTGAATCATCGGATCCAGCGGCTTGAGCAAATTCTCCTCGGCCAGCCGTTTCAGGGTACCGGTATCCGCTATGATGATATCCACCGGATTGTTCCCCGTCATCAATTTCTTCATGCCCTCGAAGTAATCCGGCTCGACGTACTGTTCATTGTTGCTGTAATCTCTGTAGCGATATTCGGACTGGTCTACCGCCGGCACGATTTCGATCCTTACATTGTTATTGAACTCATAAATATCGGTGTATTGCTGCCGAAACCAGGAATCATCGTTTGAGCCGTACAGCATACCGATGCGCAGCACCTTTTCTTCCTTGCTGTCCTTGACTTTGCCGGCGCTGCTGCAGCCGGCAAGCAAGCCGACGGTTAAACTCGCAGCCAAAGCGAAAGTCATTACTTTGCGGATTTTTCCACTATACCTGTTGTTCATTGCTTATCCCCCTCTAAAGGTTTCGGTGCTGTAATTACAATTTTCTCCCCGTCGAATTCCATGCTGGCCCGGCCTCCGATACCAACAGCCTCCAAGTATTCCTTAGGAACCTGCAGGCGGCCCACCCGGTCAACCACGACGAAGGCTTCGTGAACCTCCTGAAGCCCTCCGCCCTGAGAGCCGGGCTCGCCGCTGGCCTGATCCAAATTCGGATTGCGTTTTACGAACTCGGTGCTCGTTAAGCCATCCCGAATCGCGACGACACGGTCAACCTTTCCGGCCAATTCCAAATCATGCGTGACGATCACGATCGTAATGCCAAGCTCCTTGTTCACTTCCCGGAAGATTCGCATAATTTGGTCGGAGGTCGCCGTATCGACCGAGCCCGTAGGCTCATCCGCCAGCAGCATCTTCGGCCGGTTCGATAGCGAGATGGCGATGGCCACGCGCTGCTGCTCTCCCCCAGACAGCTGATGGAGCTTGTTATGCATCCTGTCCTTGAGTCCAACCCACTCCAGCAGCTGCTTCGCGTAAGCGCGATCCAGCTTGCCGGACAGCAGCATCGGCATTTCCACGTTCTCCAGCGCCGTCAAATACGGAAGCAGATTTCGCGCATTATTTTGCCATACAAAACCGACGGTATTTCGTTTGTACTCCACTAATTGGTCGTCCTGAATCTTCAGCAAGTCCCAGCCCCCGACATGAACCTGGCCGGCAGAAGGCCGGTCGAGACCGCCCAGGATGTTCAGCAGCGTAGATTTGCCGCTGCCGCTGTTCCCGATGATCGCCATCATTTCCCCTTGCTCTACGGTCAAATTCAGCCCTTGAAGAGCAACGACTTCAATCTCCTCGGTCTTAAAGATTTTAACGAGTCCTTCGCAATGAATCATTGCCATCTTACCGCTCCTCTCCCATCTTGACCGCTTGATGCACCCGCAATCTGCGAATTTGCCAGAACAGAAGACCGGCTCCCAGCGCCAGCATGACAAATACTACGACATAGAGCTGGAACGTATCCTTGGAATCGAAGATGATTCTGAACGGCGGAACCTGGGTCGTTACGTTATCGGCGGTTTGCAGGAACGGCAAATACAGTTTACCGACCACCTTGCCAATGGCGATGCCAAGCACAATGGATAAGCCGGCGGTCAATATTTGTTCGGCCAATAGCATCAATGTAAGCTGCTTCTTCGACAATCCCATCGCCCGCAAAATACCGAATTGCACGACACGGCCCGACAGATTGAAGAACCAGTACAGCACATAACCGATCAAAGACACGATAACGGATACGAGGAATCCGAGGCTAAGGATGCCGAACACCCCGCCGCGGGTAGGATGCTTGCTCTGCACGGATAATACGGTGCGCACATCCTCTACGGAATAAAGTTCGATTTGCTTCTCCTTCAATTTCTCCATCAGTGGGGCCACTTTCGCTCCCTCCTCCATCTTAAGCCATACCTGATATGGAATAAGCGGAAGCTGATCGTTGATGTAGTCCAAATTGGCGATAATAAAAGGCTTCTCGTCAGGGTACTGGCTCGGCCAGTAAGGCACAATGCCATAGACGGCCAATTCAATGGCGCCATCCGTTAACGATACGGAGAAAATATCGCCCTGCTTCAATTTATGCTTCTCGGCAAAATTGGACGGAATAATCGCAGCGGCTTCATTCATTCCTAATAAATTCAAATACTGAAATGGATGTGCCGGGAACAAATCGTTCCGGAACCAGGCAACCTGTGCAAAATCCGTATTGTCGATCCCCATTAAAGTTCCCTGGCCGGCCGAGCGCCCCGAAACGATGATGTTCCCTTTCGTCTGCAGCACGCGAGCGGCATGCATCACGCCATCCAGTTCACGGAAGGCCTGAAACGGCGGTTCTTCATTATATACCATCTTCGCTGGCGGGGTATTCCCGCCTTGACCGCCGCCAGGTCCGCCAGGTCCGCCAGCCCCGGGATTTCCTCCTGGCTGTCCGCCGCCCTGTCCGCCACCCTGGCCTTGGTTTGGAGGCGTTGTCGTTTTCTCTGGCGTTCCTGTCCAAACGGCCTGCATAATTACATCTGTCCCATATTTATAAAGTGTCCGTTCCGTCGAATTCACATCGATCGTCCGGGCGGCCGAGGCGTTATAAACCCCGAGGCCCAAAGTCAGAACGAGCAAAATCATGAGCGGATAATAGGATGTCGACGAACGTGATAACTGCGTCAGACTTAAATAATAGGGCACCGGCAGCCACTTTTTCCCGATCCAGCCGATCAGCTTGAGCAGCCACGGGAATACGCGCAGGAAAAACAAACCCATTGAGAATATCGCAATAGCCGGCACGAAGAACAGGAACGGCTGAACCTGCAGCTCATCCGTGGTCATCCCTGTCTGGAACGTGATCATTTGACGGTCCATGAACAGGTAATATCCATAACCCGCAATGCCAAGCAGGACGATGTCCAGAAAATACCGCTGCCAGCCGGGCTTCCGGTCCGAGCGGGCCTGTTTTTGCTTCGCATTGACAATCGAAGACCTCGCATATGAAATAGCTGGTATCAGCGTGGCTAGAATTGCAATAATGACGGCAGCGCCGCCTAGAGCCAAGGCGTCCATATTAAAGCCCACTGGAATCGACTTGCGGTTCACGAAGGCCAGGAAGCCGTCAGCCGCCCCGATGCTCTTGGACATGAACCAGCCGAGCAGCGGACCAATAATCATCGCCGCCAGCCCGAGCAGCAGCCCTTCCAGCAGATAGATGAACACGATCTGCCTCGTCGAAGCTCCGCGGCTTCGCAGCACGGCAATGTCGCTTTGCTGTTTGTCGAGCGATTGGCGCGCATTCATGACGATATAATAGAACACCATAGCAATCATCGGAGCGGCCAATGTGAACAGCAGCGTTTGCATCTGCAGGCTTTGTTTGCGGAAATCATTCAACAAACCGCCGAAAGAAATATCCACCTTTGTATCCTTCAGCTTCTGGTACAGCTCTACGTTCAGGCGATCCAGCGTGCTCTGGAGCGGTGACAGCTGGCTCGTCTTGATCTCCCTAAGATCGAATGCGTAGTACCACCCGGAGTTGTGCAGCGGCACCGTTAATTTTGTTAGCAATCCCTCATTAAAAGCTTTCTCGCTGACGTAAAACTGGTTCATCATGCCTTCAAAGCCTTGATACCAATAAGGATCGCCCTCTTGCAAAGGCTGGAATGTGCCCACGATTCTTACTTTAAGAGTCAGGTCTGATTTGCCAATCACGGGATATTCCATCACCGCGCCGACATGCAGATCTTGGCGAAACATCGCTTCTTCCAGCATCAAGGCATCTATATATCCGTCCTCGACTTGGTCCGAGAACACTTTCCCGTTTGTGATTGAAATATGTTCCACAAGACCGCTCATCGAGACGATGGACATCGCTCTTTTTCGGCTGGCATCCACCTTTGTCGGATCTTGAGGGTACACCTCAGACGTACGAATAGAACGCGTATTAACAAAAGTTTGCTGCGGGAATCCGATCTCCTCAGGCACTTCATTTACGATATACGAATGAACGTTCTCCAGACCGGCAAAATCCGTCTTTGCTCCGCCCGCAGCCTGATAGCTCATCAGCAGGGAGCCGGCAGGCAAACCCTTGCTTTCTTCCTTCAAAGAATTCGAGACAACCCGCTTTAATGCCCCATCCGAGTACATCGGTATGCTTACTGTGAATGAGACAGCGACGACAAGTCCCAACAACGTACTAAGCGTCAACCATTTCGTGTTCCACATTTTGCGGAACAGCAAGCGTAATAAAGGAACACCCATTAGCGACCCACTACTTTCTGCCCCGGCTCTAGTCCTTTTACAATCTGCACATCAGTCGGAGTTTGAACTCCTACCTCAACGTCCGCTTCGCGCTTCGTTCCGTCCGGCTCGATCACCTGTACGTAAGTACGCGACCCTACTGTCCGCAGTGCCGAAATCGGAATCACCACCGCATCCTCAATACGCTGGGTGACGATCCTTACGGTCAGCATCGCACCACGTCCCAGATCTTCAGGCCATTTATCCAATTCAACGATCAGGTACTTATCAATAGAGTCCTTCTCCGGAGGGGTTCCATTTTGACCTCCGCCGTTATTGCCCCCATTGTTGCCGCTATCTGTTGAGGAAGGCATAACTTTAACCTTTCCGTCAAATTTGCCAAACGTATTAATATCAACGGTGGCCTTCATCCCGACGGCAAGCTTCTGCAGATCATCCTTGCTGAACGTGGCGCCAACCACAAGCGCCGAAGTATCGGAGATGACGCCAAGTGATTCATAGGCCTTGATCGTACCGCCCTTCTCTGCCTTTAAGGACACGATTGTGCCCGCAAACGGTGCCCGTAAAGTTCCGTCCGCAATTTGCTGCTCGAGATCGACCAACTCCTGGCGCGCTTCCTCGAACACGATGGCGGATTCCTCGAATTCATATTCCTCTTTCTCGTCCTTCGTGCGCAGCGCTTCCTTCATCGCGATCTCCTGCTTGCGGAAGTCCAGGCGCTTCTTGCGAAGCTGCTTCTGCAGCTCCTCGACGTCCAGTTCGATCAGAATGTCGCCTGCGGCAACCTTATCCCCGGCTTTCACCCGGACGTTCTTAATACGGGTGGCCCCTTTATCATCAGAAAAATACAGCTGCTCTTCCCGCTGACTCAGCACTTTCCCCGTCCCTTTCACGTCCAGCTCAATCGGTTCCTTCCGGACCTCGTATTCCGGCTTCTTCGAAATCGTTGGCGGGGTAATCACCGGCAGATTCTCTTCCTCCTCTTCATTTGGCAGCAATCCGCAGCCGGACGCGCCAACTAGGACAATACATAATGACAACAGGCTCAGCGTCCGGAGCCATGCCTTCTTATTCGATAAATTTTCCATCCACCATTTCATAAACATGGTCTGCTACCTCCAAGATTGTAGGATCGTGAGTCGTCATACAAATCGTCACTTGTTCCGTATGTATGATATTTTTGAATACTGACATCACCTGTGCACCCATCTGGGAATCCAGGTTGGCTGTCGGTTCATCCGCAAGAAGCAGCTTGGGGCGATGGGCAATGGCTTTGGCGATCGCTACGCGCTGCTGTTCTCCCCCCGACATCTCGAACGGGCGGTGAAACATTCTCTTGCCGAGCCCTACCAGCTCCAGGCACTGCGTCACGCGCGGCTTCCATTCCTGCGGAGGCACGCCAGCCATCCGAAGCGACAGCTCTACGTTCTCCCATGCCGACAGCAGCGGCAGCAATGCATAGGCCTGGAAGATGAAGCCGATCTGGTCGCGGCGCAATATCGTACGCTTGTCGTCGCTAAGCTGGTGCAGCGGCTGCCCGCGGAACAGGATTTCCCCTTTCGTAGGCTGATCGAGTCCGCCCAGCATGTTGAGCAGCGTCGTTTTTCCAGAGCCGGATCGGCCCTTAAGCATCACAAGCTGGCCGGATCGAACCTCCATGTTAATGCCCTTCAGCACATGAAGATCGGTCCCGCCTACCGGAAACGTCCGGTGAACTTCCCTTACCGACAGAATGGGCTCCGAAGATTTCGGGGTCGCCACGTTATTCTCCGGCACTGCGGCCATCTTCGCGGCGGCAGCTTCCTCAAGCCCCTGTCCCGCGTTCTCGAGCTCTCGGGCGGGTTCCTCTGGTGCAGCATTATTCGAGATAACGCTCACATCTTGATCATCGGATTGTTCTGATTTTACCGTTTTGCGAAACCATCGCATCATTGTGTATCGGTCTCCTATACTTCCTATTTTTACGCGTCCCTTAATTCATCACGTCTAGCATTATAAACGAAATCTCATGGCAAAAAGTTACAACATTTTTTACGATATTGAGATAATATTTCCATTATTTATTCACTGAACTGCGGCTGTAAGTCTGTTAAGATGACAAAGACTCGTAATATAGCAGAAATTACGGCATGGTTCAGCGCTGCTGATAGTTTATAAATTCTAGCAATTTTGAAAAAAAGGGAGGTGAAGTGATGAAGCGGCGCGCAAAACTATTTCTTCTCATTACTATGACGCTTTTTGTTTCCATAAGTTGCAATCTTCAGACACCAACCATAGCTCTGACTCAGGGAGCACCGTTTCAGGACATTGGCGACAGCTATGCCAAAACAGAAATCGCCGCCCTTTACCGGGATAATATCATGGCCGGAGTCAAACCCGGATTTTTTGCTCCCAAACAGCCGATGACCCGGGCACAATTTCTCACGACGCTCGTTCGCCTGCTTCGCCTCACTCCGGTTCAAGCCAAGGTGCCCGCCTATAGCGATGTTGCTTCGTCTTCCTGGTATTACGGCTATATCCAGGCCGCCACGGAAATCGGCCTTGCCTCAGGAACAGGCGCAGGTACATTCAGTCCGGACCGGCCGCTGAGCCGCCAAGAAGCGGCGGCCTGGATTGTTCGTGCATTCAAGCAGCAGCCGAGCTCAGCAACAGCGTTATCCCCGTACCGCGATCAATCGGAAATCGCCCCGTGGGCGCTGCCTTATGTTAATACGGTCACGAAGCTGCAATTCATGGGTGGTTACGAGAGAATGTTCCAGCCGAATCAACCGTTATCCCGCCAAGAGGCAGCCTCACTACTGTACCGAATACAGGCGCACAAGCCATGGATGGATGAAATCGGCAAAGAGATGAGCCCAAAAATTCAAATAGGCTGGCAATACGGACAGACTACGCAGCAATATGAACATAACGTTCTAAACTCTAACGTAAATGTCTTGTCTCCACGCTGGTTTTTCTTGGAAAAAGGGGGCAAGCTGCAGGACTACTCGGATCCTTCTCTCATCACATGGGCCAAGCAGCAGGACAAAGCGGTATGGGCTATGCTGGGGAACCGCTTCGATATGGAAGCCACCCATGAGCTTCTGGCCTCGTCCGCCGAAACGGCCGACTTTACCCGCAGTATCGTGTCCACCGTGCAGAAATACGGCCTTCAGGGAATTAACGTCGACTTTGAAAACGTAAAACCCGAAGATCGTCCCTATTTCACCCGTTTCATCAAGCTGCTGGGCGAGCAAATGCATAGCGCCGGCGCCGTCCTATCGGTAAATGTCTCGCCAGAGTTAGGCAGTGACTGGACAGCGGCTTTCGATTACGCGGCCATCGGCAAATATGCGGATTACGTCGTGCTTATGGGATATGATGAGCATTGGGCAGGCGGGAGCTATGCGGGATCCGTCTCCTCTCTGCCTTGGGTGCGCAGCGGTCTTGATACGCTGCGGCAGGACGTGCCTGATCATAAGCTCATTTTGGCTCTGCCTTTCTACAATCGAGACTGGACAACCAAAGGAAGCAGCTCGAACGCAGCTCTTGCTTCGACGGATATCACCCTGCAGGAGCAGACTGATCTGATGGTGCGTTATAAATTCCGGCCTATATGGAACGAGAACCTCGGCCAGTACAACGCCGCCTACACCAGCGGAGCAGCCCATAGACTATGGCTCGAGGATTCCCGGTCTCTATCGCTTAAATATCAGATGGCTGCAAGCCGGGGCATCGCCGGCTATGCTTACTGGCACATCGGCGGCGAAACGCCGGATGTTTGGACAAGCCTGAGCAATGCGGAACGTTATTCCACGTACTTATTTCATTCATTCGATTTATAAAAAAGAGCCATTCCCTGTAACAAGGGAATGGCTCTCGTGTTTGATTATACTCCGAAGGATTCGGGATTTTCCCGCCAGGATTGAAGCAGGGATAAATCATCCGGCTTCACGATGCCCTTCTCGATCGCGACTTCAATAAGCGCTCCATAGTTGGACAACGTCTGTAAGGGAAATCCCGCCTCCTTGAATGCTTGCGTCCCATTATCCAGCTGATAGCTAAAGATGTCCAGCACGGTCTGGAAGCGGTACACTCGCAAAAACACTTGCGATACAATTAGGATTTCAAGCATCCATAAAAGCATCATATACTGCAGAGGCATACGTCCCTGCAAAAACTACTTATTATGTTGACCAGATTGATCACTGGAAACACATTCAAGGAAAATACGACATATATTTATTAATAAGTGGTGTACTTACTCATCAAGGTAGTGGTGACTGGTCTGTTGAAGTTCCACAATATGTTGGTTGGAGTATCAGGTCATAAGGTATATTCGTAGAATTACTATAGATTTGACAATAGAATTAACTGTAGAATGATAGTGAAATGATCACTTAAATACATTTCATTACATTCTACAGTTTTTAATATAGGAGAGATTATTCATGAAAGATCGTTTTTATTTAATCATTGCTGTATGTACTTTTATTACTGGTAGTTTTTTCAGTCTTCTACTAAATTTCTTAACAGTAATTGTTCATGAGTCGCAGCCAAACAAACCATTAACAGATTTATTTCCGTTCTTGGCACTACCGTTTTATTTAAGGTTATTAGAAATTGGTTATGTGGCTCTAATTATTATCTTTCTTGTTAAATATAATCGTTCAAAAAGTGAAAAATGATATTAATTAAATATGTGTAATTTTACAAAAAAAACACTTCGTAATAAAAGTCTATCTGCATATCCTGCTATATGTCAGAAGCATTCTTTGGGATTCCTCAATGTCCCGATTATATCCCAGTTTCCCCTGGGTTTCGAATAGTGGAACTGCCCAACAGACACACTTTTTGTGAAATCTCTACCCAAAAACCACTGAGAACTTTACATCCGACTATTAATAAATAATGTAAATTATAACTATAATCAATACTAAAAATAATAAAGAACGAAACATTTAGGGAGACAAATGTTTCGTTCTTTGGGTTTCACTTTAACGACGCCGGGTTTTGCCGCCATGAATTTAATAGCTCCAGGTCTTCCGGCTGAATGTCGCCGCGCTGTACGGCCACATCAATCAATGCCGTATAGTTGGACAAGGTTTGCAACGGGATACCAGCTTCAGCAAACGCTTGCGTCCCCTTATCCAGCTGATAGCTAAAGATGGCCAGCACGGCCAGCGGTTCAGCACCCGCCTCGCGTACGGCTTGTGCCGCTTTGATCGAGCTGCCGCCAGTCGAGATCAGATCCTCGATGACAATGACCTTCTGCCCAGGTTTGACCAAGCCTTCAATTAAATTTTCCTTGCCGTGGCCCTTCGCCTTGTCGCGAACATAAATCATCGGCAACCCAAGCTTTTGGGAAACGAAGGCCGCATGGGGAATCCCCGCCGTAGCCGTACCCGCAATCACCTCTGCCTGCGGATAAGTACTGCGAATAATGCCTGCAAACGATTCGGCAATGAGATCGCGGATTTCCGGATAGGACATCGTCAGGCGGTTATCGCAATAAATCGGTGACTTGAGGCCCGAAGTCCAAGTAAAGGGCTGGTGCGGCCGCAGAGCGACCGCCTCAATGTCCAGCAATTTCCCTGCTACCTCTAAAGCGATTTGATTTGTATTTATCATGCTTCCTTCATCTCCTCTATAATAAGCTCGGCAGCGCGCCGCGGATCTTTGGCTTCCGTAATCGGCCGTCCGACGACGATGAAATCCGTCCCTTGCCGCATCGCGTCCCCTGGGGTAAGTGTACGGAACTGGTCTCCGGCTACGCTGCCTGCCGGGCGGATGCCCGGCGTTACCGTTTTGAAGCTGTTCCCGCAATGCTTCTTGATCGCCTGTACCTCGAGCGGGGAGGCGACAACTCCATGCAATCCTGCTTGTTTGGCTAAAGACGCATAAGCGACAACAGCGTCCTCCATCGTTCCAGGAATGCCGATTTCCCGGTTCAGGGTCTCCTGACTGGTGCTC from Paenibacillus woosongensis includes the following:
- a CDS encoding ABC transporter substrate-binding protein, translating into MNNRYSGKIRKVMTFALAASLTVGLLAGCSSAGKVKDSKEEKVLRIGMLYGSNDDSWFRQQYTDIYEFNNNVRIEIVPAVDQSEYRYRDYSNNEQYVEPDYFEGMKKLMTGNNPVDIIIADTGTLKRLAEENLLKPLDPMIQEDKFDTSDIVPVVIDTLKDIGGDNKLYGLSPTFSSSALFYNKKIFADAGVEPPTDGMTWDEVFDKARVVSKGEGKDRVFGFSFNRYLGSDPYWDMQSSYVTPLELRVYDEKAELMTVNSPQWQKVWDTISKLAKDKTIPSSANMNMEEYYSEDNYSPISGDLFLSGKLAMMISDGYYINEIVEANNNADKIKNYSPVDWDIVTMPVHPEKPGIGSNIWIGNTFSINSAAPNAETAWDFIKFVNGEDFAKLRSRSNSYEMVSRKSFITPKAGQSYNIDAFYQLKPVPPASAAEEKLARDIPGLYNITNSGRPHFQEVLEDKKSVAEALKEWEEKGNKMLLELKKNPKAQFNEDGSVFEMH
- a CDS encoding ABC transporter permease — protein: MGVPLLRLLFRKMWNTKWLTLSTLLGLVVAVSFTVSIPMYSDGALKRVVSNSLKEESKGLPAGSLLMSYQAAGGAKTDFAGLENVHSYIVNEVPEEIGFPQQTFVNTRSIRTSEVYPQDPTKVDASRKRAMSIVSMSGLVEHISITNGKVFSDQVEDGYIDALMLEEAMFRQDLHVGAVMEYPVIGKSDLTLKVRIVGTFQPLQEGDPYWYQGFEGMMNQFYVSEKAFNEGLLTKLTVPLHNSGWYYAFDLREIKTSQLSPLQSTLDRLNVELYQKLKDTKVDISFGGLLNDFRKQSLQMQTLLFTLAAPMIAMVFYYIVMNARQSLDKQQSDIAVLRSRGASTRQIVFIYLLEGLLLGLAAMIIGPLLGWFMSKSIGAADGFLAFVNRKSIPVGFNMDALALGGAAVIIAILATLIPAISYARSSIVNAKQKQARSDRKPGWQRYFLDIVLLGIAGYGYYLFMDRQMITFQTGMTTDELQVQPFLFFVPAIAIFSMGLFFLRVFPWLLKLIGWIGKKWLPVPYYLSLTQLSRSSTSYYPLMILLVLTLGLGVYNASAARTIDVNSTERTLYKYGTDVIMQAVWTGTPEKTTTPPNQGQGGGQGGGQPGGNPGAGGPGGPGGGQGGNTPPAKMVYNEEPPFQAFRELDGVMHAARVLQTKGNIIVSGRSAGQGTLMGIDNTDFAQVAWFRNDLFPAHPFQYLNLLGMNEAAAIIPSNFAEKHKLKQGDIFSVSLTDGAIELAVYGIVPYWPSQYPDEKPFIIANLDYINDQLPLIPYQVWLKMEEGAKVAPLMEKLKEKQIELYSVEDVRTVLSVQSKHPTRGGVFGILSLGFLVSVIVSLIGYVLYWFFNLSGRVVQFGILRAMGLSKKQLTLMLLAEQILTAGLSIVLGIAIGKVVGKLYLPFLQTADNVTTQVPPFRIIFDSKDTFQLYVVVFVMLALGAGLLFWQIRRLRVHQAVKMGEER
- a CDS encoding S-layer homology domain-containing protein codes for the protein MKRRAKLFLLITMTLFVSISCNLQTPTIALTQGAPFQDIGDSYAKTEIAALYRDNIMAGVKPGFFAPKQPMTRAQFLTTLVRLLRLTPVQAKVPAYSDVASSSWYYGYIQAATEIGLASGTGAGTFSPDRPLSRQEAAAWIVRAFKQQPSSATALSPYRDQSEIAPWALPYVNTVTKLQFMGGYERMFQPNQPLSRQEAASLLYRIQAHKPWMDEIGKEMSPKIQIGWQYGQTTQQYEHNVLNSNVNVLSPRWFFLEKGGKLQDYSDPSLITWAKQQDKAVWAMLGNRFDMEATHELLASSAETADFTRSIVSTVQKYGLQGINVDFENVKPEDRPYFTRFIKLLGEQMHSAGAVLSVNVSPELGSDWTAAFDYAAIGKYADYVVLMGYDEHWAGGSYAGSVSSLPWVRSGLDTLRQDVPDHKLILALPFYNRDWTTKGSSSNAALASTDITLQEQTDLMVRYKFRPIWNENLGQYNAAYTSGAAHRLWLEDSRSLSLKYQMAASRGIAGYAYWHIGGETPDVWTSLSNAERYSTYLFHSFDL
- the pyrE gene encoding orotate phosphoribosyltransferase, encoding MINTNQIALEVAGKLLDIEAVALRPHQPFTWTSGLKSPIYCDNRLTMSYPEIRDLIAESFAGIIRSTYPQAEVIAGTATAGIPHAAFVSQKLGLPMIYVRDKAKGHGKENLIEGLVKPGQKVIVIEDLISTGGSSIKAAQAVREAGAEPLAVLAIFSYQLDKGTQAFAEAGIPLQTLSNYTALIDVAVQRGDIQPEDLELLNSWRQNPASLK
- a CDS encoding ABC transporter ATP-binding protein; this translates as MRWFRKTVKSEQSDDQDVSVISNNAAPEEPARELENAGQGLEEAAAAKMAAVPENNVATPKSSEPILSVREVHRTFPVGGTDLHVLKGINMEVRSGQLVMLKGRSGSGKTTLLNMLGGLDQPTKGEILFRGQPLHQLSDDKRTILRRDQIGFIFQAYALLPLLSAWENVELSLRMAGVPPQEWKPRVTQCLELVGLGKRMFHRPFEMSGGEQQRVAIAKAIAHRPKLLLADEPTANLDSQMGAQVMSVFKNIIHTEQVTICMTTHDPTILEVADHVYEMVDGKFIE
- a CDS encoding ABC transporter ATP-binding protein, translated to MIHCEGLVKIFKTEEIEVVALQGLNLTVEQGEMMAIIGNSGSGKSTLLNILGGLDRPSAGQVHVGGWDLLKIQDDQLVEYKRNTVGFVWQNNARNLLPYLTALENVEMPMLLSGKLDRAYAKQLLEWVGLKDRMHNKLHQLSGGEQQRVAIAISLSNRPKMLLADEPTGSVDTATSDQIMRIFREVNKELGITIVIVTHDLELAGKVDRVVAIRDGLTSTEFVKRNPNLDQASGEPGSQGGGLQEVHEAFVVVDRVGRLQVPKEYLEAVGIGGRASMEFDGEKIVITAPKPLEGDKQ
- a CDS encoding efflux RND transporter periplasmic adaptor subunit, coding for MFMKWWMENLSNKKAWLRTLSLLSLCIVLVGASGCGLLPNEEEEENLPVITPPTISKKPEYEVRKEPIELDVKGTGKVLSQREEQLYFSDDKGATRIKNVRVKAGDKVAAGDILIELDVEELQKQLRKKRLDFRKQEIAMKEALRTKDEKEEYEFEESAIVFEEARQELVDLEQQIADGTLRAPFAGTIVSLKAEKGGTIKAYESLGVISDTSALVVGATFSKDDLQKLAVGMKATVDINTFGKFDGKVKVMPSSTDSGNNGGNNGGGQNGTPPEKDSIDKYLIVELDKWPEDLGRGAMLTVRIVTQRIEDAVVIPISALRTVGSRTYVQVIEPDGTKREADVEVGVQTPTDVQIVKGLEPGQKVVGR